CCGCGAGGGGCGGGACTTCGCGCTGAATGGGCGGGACATGGGGGCTGGAAGTTCTGCGCTGACCCAGCCAGTTCACGCTgcgcccgcccccagcccctcggCCGCCGAGAAGAGCACCGGCAGCATCCTGGACGACATTGGCAGCATGTTTGACGACCTGGCCGACCAGCTGGACGCCATGCTGGAGTGACGCGGCCGCCCAAGTTCGGCCCACCCGCGCCGCCTGGGCTCCGGCCCGCACACTGACCTTTACCTCAGGATGGGTACCTCTGGGGGCGGCGCGAGCGGGCAGGGCGGTggaccaagggggaggggtgcagggggcAGCCCGCTAGGCGGCCGCGGGCACGAGGCGGGGGTGGGCCGTTCTGTCCAGACCCCGCACAAGCACAACTCCTGCCCCTGGGCCCAGCTTGGAGGACTGCCTGGTTGGTGGACCCAAGGGCTCTTGGCAGATGCTGCTGCCTTGTGGGTGCCCTTCCTTATCTGCTGCTCCCTGTGCAATAACTGCTGGGCCACCTGCCCACCCACCACCAGGCTCTGCCCgctgtgggtggaggaggggaaacTCCTGAACCGCCTGCCCTGAGTCCAGGTTGGGTCCACCCTGGGAGGCAGCGGGAGGGGGGCAGCTGCTGTAGCCCCCTCCCCAAtctgtggcagagcacaggcctaTGCCCAGCACAGAACTGCCCATTGGGGACCTCTGCCAGCCACTCCAGCGCAGCACAAGGGGCTGGGGTTGGGCCCCCTGCCCCACTGCACCCCCTCCCTAAATATAAGCTATTGAAGAGTATTAATTTATTGGGAATAAGCTGAGGCAGATttccccagagaaataaaaaggtataactttaacaaatatatatttaaagaaagaagaagtatTATTGATTCTATAGAAAACCATTTACCAACTGCAAGGACGCTGGAGTCCAGCTCAAGACAAAAGCTGTTAGAGGCCCCGGCCATCTGTCTGTgtatccttccctccctctgtccagGAGTGGCCAGACCCCCGGGCCCAGTAGCACAAACAGGAGGCTGGGgtctgggggaggggtctgtgctCCGCCAGGGCCTTCCCTCTGCTCTCTCTCCTAACTTCTCTGCATCTGAAGAACTTGAAGGATGTGCCTTGCTCGCCGCTGGGCTGTGTCATCCACGCCGTGGAGACAGTGGGGAGGGCTCTGCCTCTCCCATGGGTGCTGGTGTTAGGGTGCATCTGGGCTTCAGGGGAGCTGTGTGCACAGCGTGGTGAACGTGGGCGCGTCAGTTGGGTGACAGCAGTGGGTGCAGGGCATGCATGCCAAGCTGCGTGTggtgcgtgtgagggtgtgccCAACCCTCCCTCCTTGGGGCCCTGAGCTGGCCCCACGCAGCCAGCCCACCCCCGCTCCAGTTCCTACAGACGCTCTGCTCATGGTCTGAGGCCGTGTTGTGTGGTCGTTCTCGCCTTCTTCCTCCGTCTCCCCACTCCAAAAACTACTGACTGGCCTCCTCTACTGTGTCTGCTGATCCACGTGTTGGGCACAACTTTGACATTTCTTaacaaaaaagagaattaaaaagcgCCGAAAACCAGCGATTGTGATTCGGGTGGGCTGAGGGGGTCTGCCAAGGTGGTGCCTGGGTGTGTGGGGCCCCTTCCAGTGGTCATGTGCTGGCACGTCCCCGGGTGGGTGGGCCTGGCCAGCTACCTGGCCTCTCCTCAGTGGGTGGCCCAGGCCAGGAccagcaggtggggagggggggtccGGGCAGGGAGCTACTGTCAGCTGTCAATAAACAGCAGAATATGGAGCTGCCTGGCTCACTTTTTTGGGGTATGTACATTGGGGCAAGTGGGGGGCTAGCCTGTTCCCGACAGGGAGGAGAAGTCACCAAGAGTGTACATCCTGGGGATATCAACAGGAGCCTCCTGTGGTCCCTGCCCCGCTTCCCACCCCAGCTTCTCTCACACTGGCTGCTGGTGCCTGTGCTCCCCAGTGTCCTCAGGTGGCCTCTTCCTCCCCCTGAGGACCATCCCCATTCAAAGCCACAGTCTGTGCAGCTTTTATTTCAATCAGGAAGTAATCAAATTTATACACAGTctaaaaacagtagaaaaggTGAGTAAAAAGGCCCACAGTCCATCTGGagtggggatggagggtgggCCTGGTGAGCGTCGTACCTGGCACCCAGACGGTCTGGGCACTGTCCTGGCAGTGACGATGACAAGGCCAAGCAGAGAGAGGCTCACTGGGcgcagggcagggagggcattGTCTGCCTGGCTGAGTCTGCCTGCCTGTTCCCATGGGGTAGGCAGAGACCCCAAGACCAGTCACGTGGCTCGCCGGACTTGGACAGGCCTAGGTCAGGCCCAGAGGAAGCCAAGACCTGGCCTGGATTCTGTTAGCAAGTCCACACCTGCAGGGGAAAGGCTCTGTTTCAGGTGCCCCTTTGGCCATCCAGTCCCAGAGCCAGCTGCCGTCCATACCTGCCTTCACTGCCCCCTGCCCAGGGCCGCTAGATCccaactcccccacccccgctccccccATGCAGCCCCTTTGGATGGCCTGAGCCAAGGCACTGACCTTCACGGTGCTGTCCACGGCTCCCGAGAAGAGCCGGCCCCGGGACACTGCCAGCGCAGTCACACTGCCCTGGTGACGCAGCAGAGTCTGCGTGCAGATCATGTTGTCCATACTCCAGACCTGGGGGCACATGGGACATGAGGACCGCCCAGGCCTGGCACCCGCCCTGAGCCTCCCACTGTCGGTAGGCCAGCTCGCACCCTGAGAGACCGGTCGTAGGATGCGCTGAAGACTTTGGTCTGGTCTGGCGTCGAGATGACCGCCAGGGCATACACAGTGCCAACGTGTCCTGTCAGGGTCCGCACTTGCTCCTTAGACTCAATGTCCCACACCTGAGGGGGTGGCACAGGCAGGTCAGAGACACAGACGGGGAAGACAGGGGCCCAGAGTCAGACCCTGCCCTTTGGCATCCACTCTTACATGGATGAGGTTCTCGTAGGTGCCACAGACAATGTGGTGATTCGTCACGGCAATAGAGTAGACGCTGCCACCAGATGTCTGCAGGACGTGGATGCAGTCGAGGGTCCGGATGTCCCAGATCTATGGGCAAGTGCGGGCCACTTGGTCCCAGGCCAGGCGCCTCATCCCCTGGGCCTCTCAGCAGCCCACCACCCAGGGTGCTTGTGAGGGTCTCCCCACGCTAGCAGCGTGGGGGCAGGGCAGATGGAGCCGGCACAGGGAGGGCGCACCTTGATTGTCTGGTAGGAGCCGCTGTACAGGTAGCTCTGGGCAGCCACCAGGGCCCGCACCCAGTGGTTGAGGCCGGTGAGCTCCTTCTTCAGCTTCAGCTCGGTGCCCACAATGTCCCACACCTGTGGGAGTGGCTGTGAGCGCAGGCCTGGGGGGCAGGCACCGGCACCCTGCCGCCCCGCACACACGTACACCACCTTGCCTGACCTTGATGGCCTTCAGGGAGCCGCTGAAGAGCATGTTGTGTGAGGAGACCAGCGTGCACACCGGGTTGTCATGGGCCCGGATTGTGTTCACCTTCTGCAGGTTCTGGATGTCCCAAACCTGGCGGGAGGGAGGACGGGAAGCCTTAGGCCCTGGCCGAGCCCAGGCCCCAATGGCACAGTGAGCCTGGGGGTCCCGGCCCACCCGCCGGCCCCACTCACGATGATGGTGCAGTCGGCTGAGCCGCTGTAGAGCTTGCACCTGGGGAAGCAAAGCCAAGGTGTCAGGGTGCGAGAAGCCAGTACCCTCGCTGACAATGCCCTGGCCAGGCTGGGGGAGCACTGGCCACTGGGAACCAGCAGCCTGGGCCATTGCCAGGATCACTGCTGAGCCCAGCCTTGGTTTTCCTGCCTTAGCGAGGGGACCTTGGAAGTGGAGGCCCAGCCCCGTGCCTGCCTGGCAAGCATCTGACAGCTGAGCTGGGAGGTAATTACCCCTGTTAGTGTTGTTGGCAGTCAAGCTGTTGCTTCCTGTGAGCCAGcatctctctctcatacacacacactcacacactcacgcCCACAAGAAGCCTCATGACACAAGACAGGAGGGAAGGTCTAGAAGGGGCACCCTAGGGGTGAGGGGGTGGCCAGGCAGGCTTCTCTGTGGTGCTGCGCCCCGGGCTCTGGCTGTCGGCCAGCAGTAGCTGAGGCCCTGCCTCCACTCTCTGGTCCCACCTCTGTCCTCTGGCTGCCTGAGGCTCTCCAGGGCCAAGGCTCTGCTCTGTGAATGTACGGCTTCAGAGGTGGAAGGCCCACATGCTGCCACCCATGATTCAGCCCTGCTCAGGGTGGAGGGCGTCTCCCAGGAGGAGCAGACAAGAGCCACTCTAGGACACGTGCAGCCACGGACTCAAGCTCACAGCCCACAGGACCTCCCATCCCTGGCTCCACATGGGCCCCGTGGTCTGTGGACACACGTGTGCCTGCACTCACCCCTGGATGCAGAGTGCCAGCACAATGCCATCATGGCCCTCCAGCGTCTTCTGGCACTTGTAGGTGGTACACGTGTCCCACACCTGCAGAGACCAGGATCAGGGCAGGTCCCAGCAGGGTCAGCCCAGTGGCAGGGGGCACCATGGCAGGAATGACGTGagcatggggggaggggagaaagcccCATCCATGAGCAGGCCTGGAGCCGGCAGACGCTGGTGTGCAatgcccacccctgccccgccaGGCTGCCAAGCCCCTAGGCAGGACCCTACCCACCTTGATGGTCTTGTCAGAGGAGCCGCTGAAGAGCAGGTCCCCCATTGAGTAGACGCAGAGACACCAGACAGGGCCCTGGTGACCCACAAAAGTTCCTTTGCACTTGAAGATCTGCTGTGGGTCGTAGGCTGCAGAGAGATGGGGGAACTGGTGATGGGGGAACTGGAGGGGGCTTCGGGGATGGCGGCGGGAGCGGCAGTGGGCCCATACTCACATCCTAGGATGCCCATGTTCAGCCGTGCATTGATGTGGGACAGCTCGTCCTGCGAGGCCAAGAGTagagcagagggtggggtgggcggggctccACAGCCCTCCATGGCCCCAGGCCTGAGCTCTGCCAGGGCAGGGCAGATGCAGCAACAGCCCTCCCAGCACAGACACCTAATCATAAGTGGGAACAAGCCTCCTGCTGGGACCCAAGCTGAGAGACGGTcctgtgtcccccaccccaccccacctccctgcatCAGGCCCCTGCCCGCTCACATTCAACATGGACGCGTCCCTCCGGAACTCCATGAGGTCCTCGCTGAGCTTGCTCTGGTTTTCATCCAGGACATCTGTGTAGCAGGGACCAGAAGAAGGGTGTCAGGGACCAGGAGGAGGGGCTGCACCCCTGCCACCTCTGGGCCAGGCTCTCACCGAACTTGAGTTCCAGGCTCTTCTCCAGCTGGTCGATCTTCTCTGAGAGCTTGCCCAACATGGAGCGCAGGAAGGCGATCTCCTGGTCCTTCTGGGCCAGTGCCACGTGCATCTCGTGGAAGCGGTCATCCGTCTGCTGAAGGAACTCCTTCAGGCCCTCGAAGCGGCAGGTCTCCAAGTGCGTCTCATACGTGTCCTGGTTTCCAATGAACGTGCACCTGGAGAGACAGGACAGCTGCCCTGCCCACCTGTTCAACTGCCCGCCCAGTTGGGCCCTTCCCTTTGCCTCCCCAACCCCAAGAATCTCTCTCAAATCCCACTTGTGTGCCCACTGCAGCCCCAATGGGCCACCATCCTCTGCATACCTGCATGCCCACCAACCCACCTACCCACCCTGCTTCTACCCAGCAATCCAGTCACTTCACTCCTGCTCAGAGCTCTTCAAGGGCTCCTCCACCACCTCACCAGCTTCTGCCCTAAAGAGCCAGCTGCTGCctcttctcccacccccacctcccctctgctGCCGGAAGCCCTCACCCAGGTCTTTGCCTGGCTCGTGCCCACGCATGCATTCATTCTCAGCTCGTGCCTTCCCCAACCACCCGCAGCTCCCTGACCGCTCCGTCCCCCGTGTTCCCATGGTGCGCAGGTCTCCTCAGCACCTGTACCTCAGTTTGTAATTACATAGACGATGGTGTGGTTCCCGCTAAGGTCGtctccccagagcctggcagaCAAGTGGATCTCAACCAAGGTTTGCTGAAGGAGGGACCGTGAATGCCAGCCCAGGCCCACTCGCCCCCTCAGgtccgcccacccccaccccggggcaGCCCCGTGCGCCCACCCCCGCCCACTCACCCGTACTTGGAGTGGGGACACTTGATGTGCTCGCACTCCTTGAGATGTGCCTCCAAGTTCATCTTGAGAAGGGGCGGGCAGCTGGGGTTGTTGGGGCACCGCACAGGCCTGTAGTCACAGCTGCCCTCGTggtccctggaggaggtgggacgTGGGGGGGGCTGAGTCCCCAGGGGCACTGGTTCTCAGTacccctggggggtggggactggggaTGGAGGGGGGCACTTACTTCCGGGCGCTGAGCTTGATGGTGAAGGGACACCCTCGGGGGTCCACCTCAAAGACAGTGGGCTTCCCGCCCCCCACTGCCCGACAACCGTGCCTGCAGTGGATGAAGAGCTCGCCAATCTGCTCAGCCACTGCGATGTTGTTCACCACCACCGTCAGCTTGGCATTGTCCACGGGACACTTCTCTGGGGGGGAGGGCATGCTGACCCCACAGCCCACCCAGCCACCATCTCCCctggcagccctgccctgggcactGTGGCCAGGCTGCTCTGGGGGAGACCATTCCCTGGTGGGCGGCAGGCCTGGAACATGCTCCCCCAGCTGGGTGGGCTGAGCCTCTGTCAGGGGCCTAATCCACCCATCTACCTTCCCCTCTGGGGCGCCCGTAACAGGAAAGGGTGCACGGCTGGGCCACCAAGAATGACCACTGGGTGAGCAGGTGGTGGCAGAGGCCTCTCAGTTGACCCGAGAGTCTGGGGCAGGGCCAAGAGAGCTGAGGACAGAGCACAGAAAGGGCCAGTCCTGGGCCAGCTGCTAAGGCCTGAGACGGTGAGGCCGGCAGCCTTGACAGCAGGGGCAGCATCCGAGAGAGTGGGCACTGTGCCCAGAAGGCCCACCCACACCCGCTGTGGGGCGGGCTCTGAGCTGCCGTGCTCGGGCTCTGAGCTGCCGTGCTCGTCAAGGTCTTGAGCCTGGCCCGAACCTGGCCTGAGCAGTCACCCAGGAACCACTGCCGCAGGAGGACTAGGGAGAAGCGGCTGTGCAGCCAGGGTCTCCATCAGTGCTGGACCCAGGCCGGACGTCCCCGGAGGGACCTCCCACCGCTGGGGAATAAAGTTGGCCGAGCCTAGGCTGAGAGGGCCCTACCTGACTTCAAGGCGCATCTTCGACAGAAGGTGTGCTGTGGAGACAATGGGCGGATTGGGGTGTGGTGCAGAGCTGCCCCCACCCCGTGCCCACTGCAAAGGGCACCTGCTGGGCGGCCAGACCAGGCCTGTGAGCGAGGCCAAGGCTCCCCATGAAAGGGGCCTCCCGGTGGTGCACAGGTCGGGGAGGGGCAGCCTCACCCCACACGTGGTGATCACAGGGTCCTTGAACACACTGCAGCAGAGCTGGCAGCAGAGCTTCACCGAGGGCTGCTCGGCAAACACCAGCGGCTCCTAGAACAGGCAGGGCTGGGTGAAGGTGGGGCCTGGGACTGCTGACATGAGTGCGGGCACCCAGggccccagccccttcctctgcGGGCCTGGGCTGCCCTCTTGGGGTGGAAGCACCTCTGCCAGGATGTGTCCTGAGAGGAGGAGTCCGCTGAAGCCTACAGCTGGGCCTGAGCTCCAGCAGACCTGAGCAGGAAGGACCCCTCCAGCCATGCCCTCACCCCATGACACCTACCCTCTCCCTGGGACAGAGACTAGAAAGGGCCCCACGTGGAACCCACCTTTCATTCCCAAAGCTGATGCCTGGGCAGCCCCTAGGGTGGGGAGTGAGAAGAAGGCGCCTGGGggacccagcccagccccccGAGTCCCTGACGTGGACCTGTGCGGATCAGGGGCCCCGATCAGGGCCTGAGGGGAAGGTGCCCCCACCGCCCCAGGACGGGGAGGGTCCCTTGGAGTCTGCACCGAGCCTGCCCGGCCACACCTAccggctcctcctcctcctcgggcAGCGAGAATGTGGAGCGCAGGGACATGCTGGACTCCGAGTGCAGGGAGCGGACGGAGATGGCCGAGTCAGAGCGGCGTGGGGTGCTGATGGGGGGCTGCGGGCAGACAGGAGGCCGTCAGCTGGCAGGAGGGCCGGGCTCGGAACCCCGTCCCAGTGGGCGCCCACTTAGCCCACAGCCCGGCTGTGCGCGGGGAGCCGGTGTGACGCCCAGGCCCCGCCTGCCTGGCAGTCCCGGCCCTGTGGTTGGGACGCCTGCTTACATCTGCCAACTTTCTTTGTGTAAATGGAGAGACTTCCTGCTATTCAATTCTACGAGGACACGCTCGGCCTGCTTCCTGCTTCCCGTGAGGGAATGTAGGCCGCAGAGGGGACACCTCCACCAGCCAATCCCGGGGCAGGGGTGGCCACGGCCCCCAGACTgctggagggaagggggtggaaGGCTGGCCGCGGGAAGTTGCAGGGCTCCAGGTGCCCGCTGGGCTCAGCCACCCGCCTGGCCGTCCTGGCCGGGGACACTAGCCCAGGCCAGTGAGGCTCCctgaggggaggtggggacaCCCCCACCAAACCCCAACCAAGCTTCTGAGAGCAGGAGGGGGGGCCACGGGTGCTCGTCTCTGTCTGAGCCACCAGAAACACGGATCTGGGGGAGTGCCAGGGCAAGGGGTactgtcccttcctcccctctgggCCTGGAACCCTCCAGAAGAGATACTCCAAGAGCAATCGCTCCCCACGCTCTTCCCCTCCTGCCCCGAAGCTTCATTCATGAGCCATAAACCTCCTGCCTCCACGCCCAGCCCACCTGCCCCCTC
This genomic stretch from Globicephala melas chromosome 15, mGloMel1.2, whole genome shotgun sequence harbors:
- the TRAF7 gene encoding E3 ubiquitin-protein ligase TRAF7 isoform X2, which codes for MSSGKSARYNRFSGGPSNLPTPDAATGTRMETTFGPAFSAVTTITKADGTSTYKQHRRTPSSSSSLAYSPRDEEDSMPPISTPRRSDSAISVRSLHSESSMSLRSTFSLPEEEEEPEPLVFAEQPSVKLCCQLCCSVFKDPVITTCGHTFCRRCALKSEKCPVDNAKLTVVVNNIAVAEQIGELFIHCRHGCRAVGGGKPTVFEVDPRGCPFTIKLSARKDHEGSCDYRPVRCPNNPSCPPLLKMNLEAHLKECEHIKCPHSKCTFIGNQDTYETHLETCRFEGLKEFLQQTDDRFHEMHVALAQKDQEIAFLRSMLGKLSEKIDQLEKSLELKFDVLDENQSKLSEDLMEFRRDASMLNDELSHINARLNMGILGSYDPQQIFKCKGTFVGHQGPVWCLCVYSMGDLLFSGSSDKTIKVWDTCTTYKCQKTLEGHDGIVLALCIQGCKLYSGSADCTIIVWDIQNLQKVNTIRAHDNPVCTLVSSHNMLFSGSLKAIKVWDIVGTELKLKKELTGLNHWVRALVAAQSYLYSGSYQTIKIWDIRTLDCIHVLQTSGGSVYSIAVTNHHIVCGTYENLIHVWDIESKEQVRTLTGHVGTVYALAVISTPDQTKVFSASYDRSLRVWSMDNMICTQTLLRHQGSVTALAVSRGRLFSGAVDSTVKVWTC
- the TRAF7 gene encoding E3 ubiquitin-protein ligase TRAF7 isoform X1, with product MSSGKSARYNRFSGGPSNLPTPDAATGTRMETTFGPAFSAVTTITKADGTSTYKQHRRTPSSSSSLAYSPRDEEDSMPPISTPRRSDSAISVRSLHSESSMSLRSTFSLPEEEEEPEPLVFAEQPSVKLCCQLCCSVFKDPVITTCGHTFCRRCALKSEKCPVDNAKLTVVVNNIAVAEQIGELFIHCRHGCRAVGGGKPTVFEVDPRGCPFTIKLSARKDHEGSCDYRPVRCPNNPSCPPLLKMNLEAHLKECEHIKCPHSKYGCTFIGNQDTYETHLETCRFEGLKEFLQQTDDRFHEMHVALAQKDQEIAFLRSMLGKLSEKIDQLEKSLELKFDVLDENQSKLSEDLMEFRRDASMLNDELSHINARLNMGILGSYDPQQIFKCKGTFVGHQGPVWCLCVYSMGDLLFSGSSDKTIKVWDTCTTYKCQKTLEGHDGIVLALCIQGCKLYSGSADCTIIVWDIQNLQKVNTIRAHDNPVCTLVSSHNMLFSGSLKAIKVWDIVGTELKLKKELTGLNHWVRALVAAQSYLYSGSYQTIKIWDIRTLDCIHVLQTSGGSVYSIAVTNHHIVCGTYENLIHVWDIESKEQVRTLTGHVGTVYALAVISTPDQTKVFSASYDRSLRVWSMDNMICTQTLLRHQGSVTALAVSRGRLFSGAVDSTVKVWTC
- the TRAF7 gene encoding E3 ubiquitin-protein ligase TRAF7 isoform X3, producing METTFGPAFSAVTTITKADGTSTYKQHRRTPSSSSSLAYSPRDEEDSMPPISTPRRSDSAISVRSLHSESSMSLRSTFSLPEEEEEPEPLVFAEQPSVKLCCQLCCSVFKDPVITTCGHTFCRRCALKSEKCPVDNAKLTVVVNNIAVAEQIGELFIHCRHGCRAVGGGKPTVFEVDPRGCPFTIKLSARKDHEGSCDYRPVRCPNNPSCPPLLKMNLEAHLKECEHIKCPHSKYGCTFIGNQDTYETHLETCRFEGLKEFLQQTDDRFHEMHVALAQKDQEIAFLRSMLGKLSEKIDQLEKSLELKFDVLDENQSKLSEDLMEFRRDASMLNDELSHINARLNMGILGSYDPQQIFKCKGTFVGHQGPVWCLCVYSMGDLLFSGSSDKTIKVWDTCTTYKCQKTLEGHDGIVLALCIQGCKLYSGSADCTIIVWDIQNLQKVNTIRAHDNPVCTLVSSHNMLFSGSLKAIKVWDIVGTELKLKKELTGLNHWVRALVAAQSYLYSGSYQTIKIWDIRTLDCIHVLQTSGGSVYSIAVTNHHIVCGTYENLIHVWDIESKEQVRTLTGHVGTVYALAVISTPDQTKVFSASYDRSLRVWSMDNMICTQTLLRHQGSVTALAVSRGRLFSGAVDSTVKVWTC